One segment of Oreochromis niloticus isolate F11D_XX linkage group LG8, O_niloticus_UMD_NMBU, whole genome shotgun sequence DNA contains the following:
- the LOC100694024 gene encoding SH3 and multiple ankyrin repeat domains protein 3 isoform X3: protein MENGRLEYLEEKEMTGGRQSWEGKGGEVVKPAAIVVGRQRVDRPLRPGNQGNRGVPYMPNIAPLHHQAANKQQYFMAAKKRALMERSMTTVAPLEDTYLTMMVFRIGIPDIKQTRCLQFDQDCTVWNAKQQIICSLSESLWDVYNYGLFQPAGEGRDAKFLEEERPLRDYSQSFEKGVPYLEFRYKTRVYKQTNLDEKALAKLSTKASLKKFLDYIQTGAIDKMVKVLDKGLDPNFHDPDTGETPLTVAMQSGLSVEGIRVLVQGGAHLDFRSRDGMTALHKAVRAHNHAGLVALLSLGASPDYKDRCGLTPLYHTVLTGGDTSCCETLLYYRAKLGTRDENGWDESHQHRDEEEFGMEEIHKACQNGFAQHLEHLLFYGADTTSQNASGNTALHISALYNKESCVRVLLYRGANKEAKNKHGQTPFQLAVLSGHFELGEIIKNHKDSDIVPFLESPKFVPKRKESSHTLPLPSLHSHPLLRANSDNTMTQSDPLALPNKAATNPNPGQGHRRASVGMRSSSSPRTRTRSPSRGRGGQSDTEERHRQPRGRQGATSAGGGGGQMKRMYSAVPGRVYVATRAHSASGDRELSLNKGDKVKVLSVGEGGYWEGTVKGRTGWFPSDCVQEVAAPIKDNRPETRSEKAKRKLFRNVTVGAYDGTDGPSDYIIKEKTVLLQKKDNEGFGFVLRGAKAQTPIEEFTPTPAFPALQYLESVDEGGVAWRAGLRMGDFLIEVNGQNVVKVGHRQVVNMIRQGGNSLMVKVVMVARNPELEDTARKRAPQQTKRLTPPAIALRSKSMTSELEDMVDKAASPWKKKAEYESSQGPDKKRTVYQMALNKLDEILAAAQHTMTSDNQGQRGHGGKRDRSKSIVPNVSKEQPYDQQSSLAMVQAGPGFDYNQAHFQPGHGPQHAVMMRQKSIGVTEEERQYLHPPAMKLARSLSVPGPEEIPPPPNTSAPEPPLSAGPHPGRGPAMPIPPVSQPHYQLHSQPGHPSQAGWERAGPGVMNQQVMVPTLRRQSEGVCIREPEAPRRGGGKMGGLRRGYSSATPPTSAKPKAQQQAPQHQPPVSNRDQSGGVGRGVARRGGRGALMKQSKVEDGLRQHRGKGGATKEKSSIPIPTIIVKAPSTSSSGRSSQGSSMEAEPSQDVEDQTSGEAAPDSPNASLPSPLTSVPPQPPTSTSLPSSTVAPLVSSQQNLENLDYSSAFGTTFAGGGARRERERFRDMRRKSASFFLSSEEDIQGEAGGGAGEGGGIQGVRIQPLQGSQMEVPTPRLRPSKSIDEGMFSGDNYVSYSSSMPPAFGLPEYSSPVLNQDGQPKSAPSMYGTQPATTFIHPLTGKVLDPSSPLGLALAARERALKDDRRTRREDRHFGRQLSTVGAFPTPVQTPTPSLFATPTQSAYTSPVSLHLSSPTTTTSPASLSRPQSPRILRLGGGGGEREQREKEGGPREGLRVRFSEDRNSQYSTQYYPQSPREREKEVYDSRPAPPIQPPPPPTQPAPRRPSFLQMESTPNTSYIPQYTVPTAPSQAHEAMEEARAGAGGNLGLMVLPPPAPSIDADDEFVFADPLPPPLQFANGKNERVREFSQHRQHQGQHSVSAAPPAPPPPPSPKTSNPPQPTSQGGDSATSSLTSYDSEVANLTQSALSPSYPSPQIFPSASTSITTTTTTSAASLPPTSLHRPQPMSHSHPYYSSPNDPSLGIHTPAQDRGTATLTTTMTYATTTMTATAAATTTTTSPASSDYSITMAGPKAGFTTGGKAADHTHQTTIIHKSGDWQEAVVDSGIEELDSHSSSDHHLEMLGLSGLRGERGGVGGDGRGGEGEKVSEHQDPCTTYSGGQTFEVHSAKLANPVFPKMTHYKEGGGRGPSVALRRQNSTNPAPLQLHRQNNPDDAGIDGAFSDERKHKQSRSKMEDGFSSALAACLERPMDTRSVGWSDLGEHEQAGIQRGNMVLDGRRIHSPLSGVKASIINELSSKLQQMSSMKSMDEWSHTPKSPTMHRYSADYSDAFHSPPTGRSTSPLPTSSPQHRQTLTPNLSATPSVSPSPQVPVQRNWTRSPSPQMPSSPVHSHPPHSPTYCPYPTSPKHRSKMRRQTFDFPCSPTKEMRSSVARRRAPSPLIYNTEQQSPTPPRPSSLPILPSTPVYSNPFEFPGPLTPPSPGIPLGDPYKASTPPLFSPSGVPSPNPLLVSRSLSPTHFLSGASSPMHLPPSPSCLNYPHLNPPPPTKPFAIKPLPYWTKYDVADWLAYLNLGEHRERFIDNEIDGSHLPSLTKDDFLDLGVTRVGHRMNIERALKKLTDRRLSSPLHVSTSPRDTD from the exons AGATGTCTCCAGTTTGATCAGGACTGCACAGTGTGGAACGCTaagcagcagatcatctgctcCCTCAGTGAGTCCCTATGGGACGTCTACAACTACGGCCTCTTCCAGCCAGCTGGAGAGGGACGGGACGCCAAGTTcctggaggaggagagacccctGAGAGACTACTCACAGTCCTTTGAGAAAGGGGTGCCGTACCTGGAG TTTAGGTACAAAACCAGAGTCTATAAACAGACCAATCTGGATGAAAAGGCTCTCGCTAAACTCAGCACAAag GCCAGTCTGAAGAAATTTCTGGATTACATTCAGACCGGAGCAATAGACAAAATGGTAAAAGTCCTCGATAAAGGTCTTGATCCGAACTTTCACGACCCTGACACCGGAG AAACCCCCCTCACTGTGGCCATGCAGTCTGGCCTGTCGGTGGAGGGCATCAGGGTCCTGGTTCAGGGCGGCGCTCACTTGGACTTCAGAAGCAGAGACGGCATGACGGCCCTGCACAAAGCTGTTAGGGCTCACAATCACGCTGGGCTGGTG GCTCTCTTGTCCCTCGGAGCATCTCCAGACTACAAAGACCGCTGTGGCCTGACCCCGCTGTACCACACTGTGCTGACAGGGGGTgacacttcctgctgtgagacCTTGCTCTATTACAGGGCAAAGCTGGGCACAAGGGACGAGAACGGCTGGGACGAATCCCATCAG CACAGGGATGAAGAGGAGTTTGGAATGGAAGAAATACATAAG GCTTGCCAGAATGGCTTTGCACAGCACTTGGAGCATCTGCTGTTTTATGGGGCAGACACCACTTCTCAAAATGCCTCAGGGAACACTGCGCTTCACATTTCTGCCCTGTACAACAAG GAAAGCTGCGTCCGTGTTCTTCTGTACAGGGGGGCGAATAAGGAGGCAAAGAACAAGCATGGTCAGACCCCATTTCag CTAGCTGTTTTGTCTGGTCATTTTGAACTCGGGGAAATCATCAAAAACCACAAAGACTCTGATATAG TGCCGTTTTTGGAGTCACCAAAGTTTGTTCCAAAGCGAAAAGAAAGTTCCCACACACTGCCCCTCCCTTCGCTTCATTCCCACCCCCTACTGCGTGCCAATAGCGATAACACCATGACCCAGTCTGACCCTCTGGCCCTGCCCAACAAGGCTGCGACCAATCCCAACCCAGGACAG GGCCATCGCAGGGCCTCAGTGGGTATGAGAAGCTCCAGCAGCCCCAGAACTCGTACCCGTTCGCCTTCCAGAGGGAGAGGAGGCCAAAGTGACACAGAAgagaggcacaggcagccacGAGGCAGACAGGG TGCGACCTCGGCGGGCGGCGGCGGGGGTCAGATGAAGCGCATGTACAGCGCAGTTCCAGGACGAGTGTACGTGGCCACTCGTGCCCACTCTGCCAGTGGAGACCGAGAGCTCTCGCTGAACAAGGGGGACAAAGTCAAAG TGTTAAGTGTAGGAGAGGGTGGATACTGGGAGGGAACAGTGAAAGGACGCACTGGTTGGTTTCCTTCGGACTGTGTGCAAGAGGTAGCGGCTCCCATCAAAGACAATCGACCAG AGACACGCAGCGAGAAAGCCAAGAGGAAGCTCTTCCGTAACGTCACCGTTGGAGCCTATGATGGCACTGATGGCCCCAG TGACTACATCATTAAGGAGAAGACTGTGCTCCTACAGAAGAAAGACAATGAGGGCTTTGGGTTTGTACTCAGGGGAGCCAAAG CTCAGACTCCCATAGAGGAGTTCACTCCAACGCCAGCATTCCCCGCGCTGCAGTACCTGGAGTCTGTTGATGAGGGGGGCGTGGCGTGGAGAGCGGGCCTGAGGATGGGGGACTTCCTCATCGAG gTGAACGGCCAGAATGTGGTGAAGGTTGGTCATCGGCAGGTCGTCAACATGATCCGGCAGGGCGGCAACAGTCTCATGGTGAAAGTTGTCATGGTTGCTCGAAACCCTGAGCTGGAGGACACTGCTCGAAAGCGAG CCCCTCAGCAGACAAAAAGACTGACTCCTCCTGCCATTGCCCTGCGCTCCAAGTCAATGACATCAGAACTGGAAGATATGG TGGACAAAG CTGCCTCTCCGTGGAAAAAGAAAGCAG AGTACGAGTCCTCTCAGGGTCCTGATAAGAAGAGGACCGTCTATCAGATGGCTTTAA ATAAACTGGATGAAATCTTGGCTGCCGCCCAACACACCATGACATCAGACAACCAGGGCCAGAGAGGTCATGGAGGCAAGAGGGACCGAAGCAAGAGTATTGTTCCCAATGTGTCCAAGGAG CAACCATATGATCAGCAGTCATCACTGGCAATGGTACAAGCTGGACCTGGTTTTGACTACAACCAAGCTCATTTTCAACCAGGCCACGGTCCCCAGCATGCAGTCATGATGCGTCAAAAATCTATTG GTGTAACAGAGGAGGAAAGGCAGTACCTTCACCCACCTGCTATGAAGTTAGCTCGCAGCCTGTCTGTGCCTGGACCAGAAGAAATCCCCCCACCCCCTAACACATCTGCTCCAGAGCCACCTTTATCTGCAGGCCCTCATCCGGGTAGAGGACCTGCCATGCCAATCCCCCCTGTATCTCAACCCCACTACCAGCTCCACTCTCAGCCAGGGCATCCTTCTCAAGCTGGCTGGGAGAGGGCAGGACCAGGTGTAATGAACCAGCAGGTCATGGTTCCCACCCTTCGCAGGCAGTCAGAAGGAGTGTGCATCAGAGAGCCAGAGGCGCCCAGGAGAGGTGGTGGCAAGATGGGAGGACTAAGGAGAGGCTACAGCAGTGCTACACCCCCAACAAGTGCTAAGCCTAAGGCCCAACAACAAGCACCCCAGCATCAACCACCTGTGTCCAACCGGGATCAGAGTGGAGGAGTTGGCAGAGGGGTGGCAAGGAGGGGAGGTCGGGGAGCTTTGATGAAACAGTCAAAAGTGGAAGATGGTCTGAGACAGCATCGAGGAAAAGGAGGTGCAACCAAAGAGAAGAGCTCTATCCCCATCCCCACCATCATTGTCAAAGCGCCCTCCACCAGTAGCAGTGGTCGAAGCAGCCAGGGTAGCAGCATGGAGGCTGAGCCCTCCCAAGATGTGGAAGACCAAACCTCTGGAGAGGCAGCCCCAGACAGCCCTAATGCCAGCCTGCCCTCACCACTCACCTCTGTGCCACCTCAACCTCCAACATCGACTTCTTTGCCTTCATCAACTGTTGCCCCTTTGGTTTCCTCACAGCAAAACCTAGAAAACTTGGATTATAGTTCAGCATTTGGTACAACATTCGCGGGTGGAGGAGCACGCAGGGAAAGGGAACGCTTTCGAGATATGAGGAGAAAGAGTGCTTCTTTCTTCCTCTCATCAGAGGAGGACATCCAAGGGGAAGCAGGAGGTGGAgctggagagggaggaggaataCAAGGGGTGCGAATTCAGCCTTTACAGGGCTCACAAATGGAAGTGCCCACCCCTCGGCTTCGGCCTTCCAAGTCTATAGATGAAGGCATGTTTTCTGGAGACAACTACGTCAGCTACTCCAGCAGCATGCCCCCAGCTTTTGGCCTGCCTGAGTATTCTTCCCCTGTCCTCAATCAGGATGGCCAGCCTAAGTCAGCTCCCTCAATGTATGGCACCCAGCCTGCTACTACCTTCATTCACCCACTTACCGGGAAGGTTCTGGACCCCTCATCCCCTCTGGGATTGGCCCTGGCTGCAAGAGAGCGAGCTCTAAAAGATGATCGCAGGACACGACGAGAGGACAGACATTTTGGCCGGCAGCTTTCCACAGTAGGAGCCTTCCCCACCCCTGTTCAGACTCCAACGCCTTCCCTTTTTGCAACGCCAACGCAGTCGGCCTACACTTCTCCAGTATCTCTCCACCTAAGTTCCCCCACCACTACCACCTCTCCTGCATCTCTGAGCCGGCCACAATCACCAAGGATATTACGTTTGGGAGGGGGAGGTGGGGAGCGTGAGCAAAGAGAAAAGGAGGGAGGACCCAGGGAAGGTCTTAGAGTCCGCTTCTCTGAAGACAGAAACAGCCAATATTCAACCCAGTACTACCCACAAAGTCCCAGGGAGCGAGAAAAGGAGGTGTATGACAGCAGGCCTGCTCCACCCATACAGCCTCCTCCCCCACCAACTCAACCTGCCCCCCGCAGACCTTCCTTCCTTCAGATGGAAAGCACTCCCAACACCAGCTACATTCCTCAGTATACTGTCCCCACAGCCCCTTCACAAGCACACGAAGCAATGGAAGAAGCTAGGGCGGGAGCGGGTGGAAATTTAGGACTGATGGTTTTGCCTCCACCAGCTCCATCAATAGACGCAGATGATGAGTTTGTCTTCGCAGATCCCTTGCCCCCTCCTTTGCAGTTTGCTAATGGTAAGAATGAGAGGGTCCGGGAATTTTCTCAACATCGTCAACACCAGGGTCAACATTCTGTTTCTGCTGCTCCACCCGCcccacctcctcccccatcCCCCAAGACCTCAAATCCTCCCCAACCCACTTCACAGGGTGGCGACTCAGCTACCTCCAGCCTTACTTCCTATGACAGTGAAGTGGCCAACCTCACGCAGTCAGCTCTCTCTCCATCTTATCCATCCCCACAGATCTTTCCCTCTGCCTCCACCTCCattaccaccaccaccaccacctctgcTGCTTCTCTGCCTCCTACATCACTGCACAGACCCCAGCCCATGTCCCATTCTCACCCCTATTACAGCAGCCCTAACGACCCCTCACTAGGTATTCATACCCCAGCACAGGACAGAGGCACTGCCACCCTCACCACTACCATGACCTATGCTACCACGACCATGACGGCAACTgctgctgccaccaccaccacaacttCTCCAGCATCCTCTGACTACAGTATAACTATGGCTGGGCCCAAGGCTGGCTTCACCACAGGGGGAAAAGCGGCTGACCACACTCATCAAACTACTATTATACACAAGAGCGGAGACTGGCAAGAAGCTGTGGTGGATTCTGGAATTGAAGAGCTGGACAGTCACAGTAGCAGTGACCACCATTTAGAAATGCTGGGACTCAGTGGGctaagaggagagagaggaggggttGGAGGAGATGGgcgaggaggagagggagagaaagtcAGTGAACATCAGGATCCTTGCACAACCTACTCAGGTGGGCAAACATTTGAGGTGCACAGCGCCAAATTGGCAAATCCCGTGTTTCCGAAGATGACTCATTACAAGGAGGGTGGAGGGAGGGGCCCATCTGTAGCACTACGTAGGCAGAACAGCACCAATCCCGCTCCTTTGCAGTTACACAGACAAAACAACCCAGACGACGCCGGTATAGATggagcattttcagatgaaaggAAGCACAAGCAGAGTCGATCCAAGATGGAAGACGGCTTCAGCTCTGCCCTGGCTGCCTGTTTAGAGAGGCCCATGGACACTCGATCGGTGGGCTGGAGTGATCTTGGGGAACACGAGCAAGCTGGAATCCAGAGAGGCAATATGGTTTTGGATGGCCGCAGAATTCACTCACCGCTTTCAGGTgtgaaagccagcatcatcaatGAACTAAGCTCCAAGCTACAGCAGATGAGCAGCATGAAGAGCATGGATGAGTGGAGCCACACTCCAAAGTCTCCCACCATGCATAG gTATTCAGCGGATTACAGTGATGCTTTTCATAGTCCTCCCACTGGACGCTCGACCTCACCGCTGCCCACTTCCTCCCCACAGCATCGTCAGACCCTGACCCCCAACCTCTCGGCGACACCTTCTGTCTCGCCCTCACCTCAAGTCCCAGTTCAGCGCAACTGGACCCGATCCCCTTCGCCACAAATGCCCTCATCCCCAGTTCATTCACATCCTCCCCATTCTCCAACCTACTGCCCATACCCAACGTCACCTAAGCACAGGTCCAAGATGCGCAGGCAGACTTTTGATTTTCCGTGCAGTCCTACTAAAGAGATGCGATCTTCAGTCGCTCGACGTCGGGCTCCCAGCCCTCTTATCTATAACACTGAACAGCAAAGCCCCACCCCTCCCAGACCCTCCTCTCTCCCGATCCTTCCAAGCACACCCGTCTACAGCAACCCATTTGAGTTTCCCGGGCCCCTTACTCCTCCTTCTCCTGGCATCCCTCTAGGAGACCCCTACAAAGCTTCAACTCCTCCACTGTTTTCCCCATCTGGTGTGCCAAGTCCAAATCCCTTGCTTGTCTCCCGTTCACTCTCCCCCACTCATTTTCTCTCTGGAGCCTCTTCCCCCATGCATTTACCACCTAGCCCTTCCTGTCTCAACTATCCCCATCTCAATCCTCCTCCTCCAACTAAACCATTTGCCATCAAACCCCTACCCTACTGGACCAAGTATGACGTGGCCGACTGGCTGGCTTATCTGAATCTGGGTGAACACAGAGAGCGTTTTATAGACAATGAGATAGATGGATCGCATCTGCCTTCGCTCACCAAGGATGACTTCTTGGATCTAGGAGTGACACGTGTGGGGCATCGAATGAACATCGAGAGGGCACTGAAGAAACTCACTGACAG GCGGCTCTCTTCTCCTTTGCATGTCAGTACTTCTCCCCGAGACACAGACTGA